Proteins from a genomic interval of Marmota flaviventris isolate mMarFla1 chromosome 8, mMarFla1.hap1, whole genome shotgun sequence:
- the Usp19 gene encoding ubiquitin carboxyl-terminal hydrolase 19 isoform X9 has product MPAEPLHFVRGRPPSTKKISGELGWLPGGGGGSGVSKIGAGSRPCWGAGLWLLVPCWRIWPQRVAKIAGPGRKRRSPDPDAVADPGTLWLSTKRLRMSGGASATGPRRGPPGLEEATSKKKQKDRANQESKDGDPRRGSVPNPQEEHTKEELLLDWGQNENEVIVKLRVGAGPLRLEEVDTVFTDTNCVVRLPGGRQWGGVLYAEIESSCAKVQARKGGVLQLALPKKVPLLTWPSLLKKPLGTQELVPRLRCQENGQELSPIALDPGPEPRRAKQEARNQKRAQGRGEVGSGAGPGAQAGPSAKRAVHLCRGPEGEGSRDGPGPQGDAPPFLADPAPQVEAEEQLCVPPLNPQTCLLGSEKNLALLAGEKSVSPRNDPVSPAVAQIRDPGKDDLVKEEMTVATDAATLVDGKEPESMVNLAFVKNDSYEKGPDSVVVHVYVKEIHRDTSRVLFREQDFTLIFQTRDGNFLRLHPGCGPHTIFRWQVKLRNLIEPEHCTFCFTASRIDICLHKRQSQRWGGLEAPAARGAVGGAKVAVPTGPTPLDSTPPGGTPHPMTGQEEARAMEKDKSKARSEDTGLDGVVTRTTLEHVVPKPEPHLASPKPTCMVPPMPHSPVSGDSVEEEEEEEKKVCLPGFTGLVNLGNTCFMNSVIQSLSNTRELRDFFHDRSFEAEINYNNPLGTGGRLAIGFAVLLRALWKGTHHAFQPSKLKAIVASKASQFTGYAQHDAQEFMAFLLDGLHEDLNRIQNKPYTETVDSDGRPDEVVAEEAWQRHKMRNDSFIVDLFQGQYKSKLVCPVCAKVSITFDPFLYLPVPLPQKQKVLPVFYFAREPHSKPIKFLVSVSKENSSVSEVLDSLSQSVHVKPENLRLAEVIKNRFHRIFLPSHSLDTVSPSDMLLCFELLSPELAKERVVVLEVQQRPQVPSVPISKCAACQRKQQSEDEKLKRCTRCYRVGYCNQLCQKTHWPDHKGLCRPENIGYPFLVSVPASRLTYARLAQLLEGYARYSVSVFQPPFQPGRMALESQSPGCTTLLSNSSLEAGDSEKDSTQPPELQLVTSVAEGDMGVPQVWASPDRCPVPSTSGISSEMLTSGPIEGTSLPPVERVSRPEAAVPGYQHPSEAINAHTPQFFIYKIDASNREQRLEDKGETPLELGDDCSLALVWRNNERLQEFVLVDSKDLECAEDPGSAGEAARAGHFTLDQCLNLFTRPEVLAPEEAWYCPQCKQHREASKQLLLWRLPNVLIVQLKRFSFRSFIWRDKINDLVEFPVRNLDLSKFCIGQKEEQLPSYDLYAVINHYGGMIGGHYTACARLPNDRSSQRSDVGWRLFDDSTVTTVDESQVVTRYAYVLFYRRRNSPVERPPRAGHSEHHPDLGPAAEAAASQGLGPGQAPEVAPTRTAPERFIPPVDRPAPTYSNMEEVD; this is encoded by the exons ATGCCGGCGGAGCCGTTACATTTCGTCCGTGGCCGGCCTCCCTCCACAAAGAAGATTAGCGGAGAGTTAGggtggcttcctggaggaggtggtggcAGTGGGGTTTCGAAGATTGGAGCTGGGTCGCGGCCCTGTTGGGGCGCTGGTCTGTG GCTGTTGGTTCCTTGTTGGAGAATTTGGCCACAAAGAGTTGCCAAAATAGCTGGGCCAGGAAGAAAGCGCCGCAGCCCTGACCCAGACGCTGTTGCCGACCCCGGGACACTCTGGCTGTCAACCAAGCGGCTCAGAATGTCTGGCGGGGCCAGTGCCACGGGCCCAAGGAGAGGGCCCCCAGGACTGGAGGAGGCCACTAGTAAGAAGAAGCAGAAGGATAGAGCAAACCAGGAGAGCAAGGATGGAGACCCTAGGAGAG GGTCAGTGCCCAATCCACAAGAGGAGCATACCAAAGAGG AGTTGTTGCTTGATTGGGGACAGAATGAAAATGAGGTAATTGTCAAGCTGCGTGTGGGAGCAGGACCCttgcggctggaggaggtggatacTGTTTTCACAGACACCAACTGTGTGGTGCGGCTTCCAG GTGGTCGGCAGTGGGGTGGTGTCCTTTATGCTGAAATAGAAAGTTCTTGCGCCAAAGTTCAGGCCCGTAAGGGTGGAGTCCTACAGCTGGCATTACCCAAGAAGGTGCCTCTGCTCACGTGGCCCTCTCTCCTG AAGAAACCTCTAGGGACCCAGGAGCTGGTGCCCAGGCTGCGGTGCCAGGAGAATGGGCAGGAACTGTCTCCCATTGCCCTGGACCCAGGCCCTGAGCCCCGCCGGGCTAAGCAGGAGGCCCGGAACCAGAAGCGGGCCCAGGGCCGTGGTGAGGTAGGCTCAGGGGCTGGCCCCGGGGCCCAGGCAGGGCCCAGCGCCAAGAGGGCTGTACATCTCTGcagagggccagagggggaagggtccAGGGATGGCCCTGGACCCCAGGGTGATGCTCCACCCTTCCTGGCTGATCCAGCCCCCCAG GTTGAGGCTGAAGAACAGCTCTGTGTACCACCACTGAATCCGCAAACCTGCCTCCTAGGCTCAGAGAAGAATTTAGCCCTTTTGGCAGGAGAGAAGTCAGTGTCCCCCAGGAATGACCCAGTCTCCCCAGCAGTGGCCCAGATCAGAGACCCTGGGAAAGATGACCTTGTCAAAGAAGAGATGACAGTAGCAACAGATGCCGCAACGTTGGTGGATGgtaaag AGCCTGAGTCCATGGTGAACCTGGCATTTGTCAAGAATGACTCATATGAGAAGGGCCCGGATTCAGTGGTGGTGCACGTGTACGTGAAGGAGATCCACAGGGATACCTCTCGAGTACTTTTCCGTGAACAGGACTTCACACTCATCTTCCAGACCAG GGATGGAAACTTCTTGAGGCTGCATCCGGGCTGTGGGCCCCACACCATCTTCCGTTGGCAGGTGAAGCTCAG GAACCTGATTGAGCCAGAACATTGCACCTTCTGTTTCACGGCCTCTCGCATCGACATCTGCCTCCATAAGCGTCAGAGTCAGCGCTGGGGGGGGCTGGAGGCCCCAGCTGCACGAG GTGCAGTGGGTGGTGCAAAGGTTGCCGTGCCGACAGGTCCAACACCTCTGGATTCAACCCCTCCGGGAGGTACCCCTCACCCCATGACAGGCCAGGAGGAAGCCCGGGCTATGGAGAAAGATAAATCCAAGGCTCGATCCGAGGACACAGGGCTGGATGGTGTGGTGACCCGTACAACCTTGGAGCATGTTGTCCCAAAGCCAGAGCCACACCTGGCCTCG CCCAAGCCCACATGTATGGTACCTCCAATGCCCCACAGCCCTGTGAGTGGAGAtagtgtggaggaggaggaggaggaagagaagaaggtgTGTCTGCCAGGTTTCACTGGCCTTGTCAACTTAGGCAACACTTGCTTCATGAACAGTGTCATTCAGTCTCTTTCCAACACTCGGGAACTTCGGGACTTCTTCCATG ACCGTTCCTTTGAGGCAGAGATCAACTACAACAACCCACTGGGGACTGGTGGACGTCTGGCCATTGGCTTTGCTGTGTTGCTCCGGGCCCTGTGGAAGGGCACTCACCATGCctttcagccttccaagttgaaG GCCATTGTGGCAAGCAAGGCCAGCCAGTTCACAGGCTATGCCCAGCACGATGCCCAGGAGTTCATGGCTTTCCTGCTGGATGGGCTACATGAGGACCTGAATCGAATCCAGAACAAGCCATACACGGAAACCGTGGACTCGGATGGACGGCCTGATGag GTGGTGGCTGAGGAAGCATGGCAGCGGCACAAGATGAGGAACGATTCTTTCATTGTGGACCTATTTCAGGGCCAGTACAAGTCGAAGCTGGTGTGCCCTGTATGTGCCAAG GTCTCCATCACATTTGACCCGTTCCTTTATCTGCCGGTGCCCTTGCCACAAAAACAAAAGGTTCTCCCTGTCTTTTATTTTGCTCGAGAGCCACATAGCAAGCCTATCAAG TTCCTGGTGAGTGTTAGCAAGGAAAATTCCAGTGTGAGTGAAGTTTTGGATTCCCTCTCTCAGAGTGTCCATGTGAAACCTGAGAACCTGCGTCTGGCTGAG GTAATTAAGAATCGCTTCCATCGTATATTCCTGCCCTCTCACTCATTGGACACTGTGTCCCCATCTGACATGCTTCTCTGCTTTGAGCTGCTGTCCCCAGAGTTAGCTAAGGAACGGGTAGTGGTGCTAGAAGTACAACAG CGCCCCCAGGTGCCCAGCGTCCCTATCTCCAAGTGTGCCGCCTGCCAGCGGAAGCAGCAGTCAGAGGATGAAAAACTGAAGCGATGTACCCGGTGCTACCGTGTGGGCTACTGCAACCA gCTCTGTCAGAAAACCCATTGGCCTGACCATAAGGGTCTCTGCCGCCCTGAGAACATTGGTTACCCCTTCCTGGTCAGTGTACCTGCCTCACGCCTCACTTATGCCCGTCTTGCTCAGCTGCTAGAGGGTTATGCCCG GTACTCTGTGAGTGTATTCCAGCCACCCTTCCAGCCTGGTCGCATGGCCTTGGAGTCTCAGAGCCCTGGCTGTACCACACTGCTCTCCAATAGCTCCCTGGAGGCTGGGGACAGCGAGAAGGACtccactcagcctcctgagctccagCTGGTGACCTCTGTGGCTGAAGGGGATATGGGGGTCCCCCAGGTGTGGGCATCTCCTGACCGGTGCCCTGTGCCTAGCACCAGTGGAATTTCTTCTGAGATGCTGACTAGTGGGCCTATTGAGGGTACTTCTTTGCCTCCTGTCGAGAGGGTGTCCCGGCCTGAAG CTGCTGTGCCAGGATACCAACATCCAAGTGAAGCCATAAATGCCCACACACCCCagttcttcatctataaaattgaTGCATCTAACCGAGAGCAGCGGCTAGAGGATAAAG GGGAGACCCCACTGGAGTTGGGTGATGACTGTAGCCTGGCTCTGGTTTGGCGAAACAATGAGCGCCTGCAGGAGTTTGTGTTGGTAGACTCCAAGGACCTGGAATGTGCTGAGGACCCAGGCTCTGCTGGTGAGGCTGCTCGCGCTGGCCACTTCACCCTGGACCAGTGCCTCAACCTCTTCACACGGCCTGAGGTGCTGGCACCTGAGGAGGCCTG GTACTGCCCACAGTGCAAACAGCACCGTGAGGCCTCCAAGCAACTGTTGCTATGGCGCTTGCCAAATGTGCTCATTGTGCAGCTCAAGCGCTTCTCCTTTCGTAGTTTTATCTGGCGTGACAAGATCAATGACTTGGTGGAGTTTCCGGTTCG GAACCTAGATCTGAGCAAGTTCTGTATTGGTCAGAAAGAGGAGCAGTTGCCCAGCTACGACCTGTATGCTGTCATCAACCACTATGGAGGCATGATTGGTGGCCACTACACTGCCTGCGCACGCCTGCCCAATGATCGCAGCAGCCAGCGCAGTGACGTGG GCTGGCGCTTATTTGATGACAGCACAGTGACGACAGTAGACGAGAGCCAGGTTGTGACACGTTATGCCTATGTACTCTTCTACCGCCGACGGAACTCTCCTGTGGAGAGGCCCCCCAGGGCAGGTCACTCTGAGCACCACCCAGACCTAGGCCCTGCAGCTGAGGCTGCTGCTAGCCAG
- the Usp19 gene encoding ubiquitin carboxyl-terminal hydrolase 19 isoform X19 — MPAEPLHFVRGRPPSTKKISGELGWLPGGGGGSGVSKIGAGSRPCWGAGLWLLVPCWRIWPQRVAKIAGPGRKRRSPDPDAVADPGTLWLSTKRLRMSGGASATGPRRGPPGLEEATSKKKQKDRANQESKDGDPRRGSVPNPQEEHTKEELLLDWGQNENEVIVKLRVGAGPLRLEEVDTVFTDTNCVVRLPGGRQWGGVLYAEIESSCAKVQARKGGVLQLALPKKVPLLTWPSLLKKPLGTQELVPRLRCQENGQELSPIALDPGPEPRRAKQEARNQKRAQGRGEVGSGAGPGAQAGPSAKRAVHLCRGPEGEGSRDGPGPQGDAPPFLADPAPQVEAEEQLCVPPLNPQTCLLGSEKNLALLAGEKSVSPRNDPVSPAVAQIRDPGKDDLVKEEMTVATDAATLVDGKEPESMVNLAFVKNDSYEKGPDSVVVHVYVKEIHRDTSRVLFREQDFTLIFQTRDGNFLRLHPGCGPHTIFRWQVKLRNLIEPEHCTFCFTASRIDICLHKRQSQRWGGLEAPAARGAVGGAKVAVPTGPTPLDSTPPGGTPHPMTGQEEARAMEKDKSKARSEDTGLDGVVTRTTLEHVVPKPEPHLASPKPTCMVPPMPHSPVSGDSVEEEEEEEKKVCLPGFTGLVNLGNTCFMNSVIQSLSNTRELRDFFHDRSFEAEINYNNPLGTGGRLAIGFAVLLRALWKGTHHAFQPSKLKAIVASKASQFTGYAQHDAQEFMAFLLDGLHEDLNRIQNKPYTETVDSDGRPDEVVAEEAWQRHKMRNDSFIVDLFQGQYKSKLVCPVCAKVSITFDPFLYLPVPLPQKQKVLPVFYFAREPHSKPIKFLVSVSKENSSVSEVLDSLSQSVHVKPENLRLAEVIKNRFHRIFLPSHSLDTVSPSDMLLCFELLSPELAKERVVVLEVQQRPQVPSVPISKCAACQRKQQSEDEKLKRCTRCYRVGYCNQLCQKTHWPDHKGLCRPENIGYPFLVSVPASRLTYARLAQLLEGYARYSVSVFQPPFQPGRMALESQSPGCTTLLSNSSLEAGDSEKDSTQPPELQLVTSVAEGDMGVPQVWASPDRCPVPSTSGISSEMLTSGPIEGTSLPPVERVSRPEAAVPGYQHPSEAINAHTPQFFIYKIDASNREQRLEDKGETPLELGDDCSLALVWRNNERLQEFVLVDSKDLECAEDPGSAGEAARAGHFTLDQCLNLFTRPEVLAPEEAWYCPQCKQHREASKQLLLWRLPNVLIVQLKRFSFRSFIWRDKINDLVEFPVRNLDLSKFCIGQKEEQLPSYDLYAVINHYGGMIGGHYTACARLPNDRSSQRSDAGAYLMTAQ, encoded by the exons ATGCCGGCGGAGCCGTTACATTTCGTCCGTGGCCGGCCTCCCTCCACAAAGAAGATTAGCGGAGAGTTAGggtggcttcctggaggaggtggtggcAGTGGGGTTTCGAAGATTGGAGCTGGGTCGCGGCCCTGTTGGGGCGCTGGTCTGTG GCTGTTGGTTCCTTGTTGGAGAATTTGGCCACAAAGAGTTGCCAAAATAGCTGGGCCAGGAAGAAAGCGCCGCAGCCCTGACCCAGACGCTGTTGCCGACCCCGGGACACTCTGGCTGTCAACCAAGCGGCTCAGAATGTCTGGCGGGGCCAGTGCCACGGGCCCAAGGAGAGGGCCCCCAGGACTGGAGGAGGCCACTAGTAAGAAGAAGCAGAAGGATAGAGCAAACCAGGAGAGCAAGGATGGAGACCCTAGGAGAG GGTCAGTGCCCAATCCACAAGAGGAGCATACCAAAGAGG AGTTGTTGCTTGATTGGGGACAGAATGAAAATGAGGTAATTGTCAAGCTGCGTGTGGGAGCAGGACCCttgcggctggaggaggtggatacTGTTTTCACAGACACCAACTGTGTGGTGCGGCTTCCAG GTGGTCGGCAGTGGGGTGGTGTCCTTTATGCTGAAATAGAAAGTTCTTGCGCCAAAGTTCAGGCCCGTAAGGGTGGAGTCCTACAGCTGGCATTACCCAAGAAGGTGCCTCTGCTCACGTGGCCCTCTCTCCTG AAGAAACCTCTAGGGACCCAGGAGCTGGTGCCCAGGCTGCGGTGCCAGGAGAATGGGCAGGAACTGTCTCCCATTGCCCTGGACCCAGGCCCTGAGCCCCGCCGGGCTAAGCAGGAGGCCCGGAACCAGAAGCGGGCCCAGGGCCGTGGTGAGGTAGGCTCAGGGGCTGGCCCCGGGGCCCAGGCAGGGCCCAGCGCCAAGAGGGCTGTACATCTCTGcagagggccagagggggaagggtccAGGGATGGCCCTGGACCCCAGGGTGATGCTCCACCCTTCCTGGCTGATCCAGCCCCCCAG GTTGAGGCTGAAGAACAGCTCTGTGTACCACCACTGAATCCGCAAACCTGCCTCCTAGGCTCAGAGAAGAATTTAGCCCTTTTGGCAGGAGAGAAGTCAGTGTCCCCCAGGAATGACCCAGTCTCCCCAGCAGTGGCCCAGATCAGAGACCCTGGGAAAGATGACCTTGTCAAAGAAGAGATGACAGTAGCAACAGATGCCGCAACGTTGGTGGATGgtaaag AGCCTGAGTCCATGGTGAACCTGGCATTTGTCAAGAATGACTCATATGAGAAGGGCCCGGATTCAGTGGTGGTGCACGTGTACGTGAAGGAGATCCACAGGGATACCTCTCGAGTACTTTTCCGTGAACAGGACTTCACACTCATCTTCCAGACCAG GGATGGAAACTTCTTGAGGCTGCATCCGGGCTGTGGGCCCCACACCATCTTCCGTTGGCAGGTGAAGCTCAG GAACCTGATTGAGCCAGAACATTGCACCTTCTGTTTCACGGCCTCTCGCATCGACATCTGCCTCCATAAGCGTCAGAGTCAGCGCTGGGGGGGGCTGGAGGCCCCAGCTGCACGAG GTGCAGTGGGTGGTGCAAAGGTTGCCGTGCCGACAGGTCCAACACCTCTGGATTCAACCCCTCCGGGAGGTACCCCTCACCCCATGACAGGCCAGGAGGAAGCCCGGGCTATGGAGAAAGATAAATCCAAGGCTCGATCCGAGGACACAGGGCTGGATGGTGTGGTGACCCGTACAACCTTGGAGCATGTTGTCCCAAAGCCAGAGCCACACCTGGCCTCG CCCAAGCCCACATGTATGGTACCTCCAATGCCCCACAGCCCTGTGAGTGGAGAtagtgtggaggaggaggaggaggaagagaagaaggtgTGTCTGCCAGGTTTCACTGGCCTTGTCAACTTAGGCAACACTTGCTTCATGAACAGTGTCATTCAGTCTCTTTCCAACACTCGGGAACTTCGGGACTTCTTCCATG ACCGTTCCTTTGAGGCAGAGATCAACTACAACAACCCACTGGGGACTGGTGGACGTCTGGCCATTGGCTTTGCTGTGTTGCTCCGGGCCCTGTGGAAGGGCACTCACCATGCctttcagccttccaagttgaaG GCCATTGTGGCAAGCAAGGCCAGCCAGTTCACAGGCTATGCCCAGCACGATGCCCAGGAGTTCATGGCTTTCCTGCTGGATGGGCTACATGAGGACCTGAATCGAATCCAGAACAAGCCATACACGGAAACCGTGGACTCGGATGGACGGCCTGATGag GTGGTGGCTGAGGAAGCATGGCAGCGGCACAAGATGAGGAACGATTCTTTCATTGTGGACCTATTTCAGGGCCAGTACAAGTCGAAGCTGGTGTGCCCTGTATGTGCCAAG GTCTCCATCACATTTGACCCGTTCCTTTATCTGCCGGTGCCCTTGCCACAAAAACAAAAGGTTCTCCCTGTCTTTTATTTTGCTCGAGAGCCACATAGCAAGCCTATCAAG TTCCTGGTGAGTGTTAGCAAGGAAAATTCCAGTGTGAGTGAAGTTTTGGATTCCCTCTCTCAGAGTGTCCATGTGAAACCTGAGAACCTGCGTCTGGCTGAG GTAATTAAGAATCGCTTCCATCGTATATTCCTGCCCTCTCACTCATTGGACACTGTGTCCCCATCTGACATGCTTCTCTGCTTTGAGCTGCTGTCCCCAGAGTTAGCTAAGGAACGGGTAGTGGTGCTAGAAGTACAACAG CGCCCCCAGGTGCCCAGCGTCCCTATCTCCAAGTGTGCCGCCTGCCAGCGGAAGCAGCAGTCAGAGGATGAAAAACTGAAGCGATGTACCCGGTGCTACCGTGTGGGCTACTGCAACCA gCTCTGTCAGAAAACCCATTGGCCTGACCATAAGGGTCTCTGCCGCCCTGAGAACATTGGTTACCCCTTCCTGGTCAGTGTACCTGCCTCACGCCTCACTTATGCCCGTCTTGCTCAGCTGCTAGAGGGTTATGCCCG GTACTCTGTGAGTGTATTCCAGCCACCCTTCCAGCCTGGTCGCATGGCCTTGGAGTCTCAGAGCCCTGGCTGTACCACACTGCTCTCCAATAGCTCCCTGGAGGCTGGGGACAGCGAGAAGGACtccactcagcctcctgagctccagCTGGTGACCTCTGTGGCTGAAGGGGATATGGGGGTCCCCCAGGTGTGGGCATCTCCTGACCGGTGCCCTGTGCCTAGCACCAGTGGAATTTCTTCTGAGATGCTGACTAGTGGGCCTATTGAGGGTACTTCTTTGCCTCCTGTCGAGAGGGTGTCCCGGCCTGAAG CTGCTGTGCCAGGATACCAACATCCAAGTGAAGCCATAAATGCCCACACACCCCagttcttcatctataaaattgaTGCATCTAACCGAGAGCAGCGGCTAGAGGATAAAG GGGAGACCCCACTGGAGTTGGGTGATGACTGTAGCCTGGCTCTGGTTTGGCGAAACAATGAGCGCCTGCAGGAGTTTGTGTTGGTAGACTCCAAGGACCTGGAATGTGCTGAGGACCCAGGCTCTGCTGGTGAGGCTGCTCGCGCTGGCCACTTCACCCTGGACCAGTGCCTCAACCTCTTCACACGGCCTGAGGTGCTGGCACCTGAGGAGGCCTG GTACTGCCCACAGTGCAAACAGCACCGTGAGGCCTCCAAGCAACTGTTGCTATGGCGCTTGCCAAATGTGCTCATTGTGCAGCTCAAGCGCTTCTCCTTTCGTAGTTTTATCTGGCGTGACAAGATCAATGACTTGGTGGAGTTTCCGGTTCG GAACCTAGATCTGAGCAAGTTCTGTATTGGTCAGAAAGAGGAGCAGTTGCCCAGCTACGACCTGTATGCTGTCATCAACCACTATGGAGGCATGATTGGTGGCCACTACACTGCCTGCGCACGCCTGCCCAATGATCGCAGCAGCCAGCGCAGTGAC GCTGGCGCTTATTTGATGACAGCACAGTGA